The following are from one region of the Salicibibacter kimchii genome:
- a CDS encoding MFS transporter, translating into MDFRVFVLAIAAFVVGMVELIIGGILPFIAEDLNVSVGAAGQLITVFALTFAISGPVLLSLTTKIERKRLYLGALAVFFFANLLAYVSPNFEMLITVRVVTAMSAALITVLSLTIAPKIVKPEYRSRSIGIITMGVSSSLVLGVPIGVLVGDLFGWRMLFLLIALLTLIAGVIIFYFLEPIKPEHITSLRQQIASLKSKKIFSAHIVTLLILAGHYTLYGYFAPFLEATLGLEPFWVSVAFFVFGISAVTGGGVGGWLTDRIGPQKTVISFIILFAIVLFLLPLSTHSSMLFPLVLVIWGMLSWSIAPAQQSYLIQTAPETSDIQQSVNTSALQFGIAAGSAFGGLVVQQTSVEATAWAGSMLVILALVFALYSFRKPGKAAPWGLE; encoded by the coding sequence ATGGATTTTCGTGTTTTTGTACTTGCCATAGCTGCATTCGTCGTCGGCATGGTTGAATTAATTATCGGGGGAATATTGCCGTTCATCGCCGAGGATTTAAATGTATCCGTTGGGGCGGCCGGCCAGCTGATCACGGTGTTTGCCCTAACATTTGCCATCTCGGGTCCCGTGTTGCTGTCTCTCACAACAAAAATCGAGCGAAAACGTTTATATTTGGGCGCGCTTGCCGTTTTCTTTTTTGCAAACCTCCTTGCTTACGTAAGCCCTAATTTTGAAATGCTTATTACCGTTCGAGTGGTAACGGCGATGAGTGCTGCCTTAATCACCGTTCTGTCGCTCACGATCGCTCCAAAAATCGTCAAGCCCGAGTATCGTTCCCGCAGCATCGGGATTATTACGATGGGGGTGAGCTCTTCCCTTGTATTAGGTGTACCGATCGGGGTGCTCGTCGGTGATCTGTTTGGTTGGCGGATGTTATTTCTATTAATCGCGCTTCTAACCTTGATCGCGGGAGTGATCATCTTTTATTTTCTGGAGCCAATCAAACCCGAGCATATCACCTCTCTGCGGCAACAAATCGCATCGTTAAAAAGTAAAAAAATCTTCAGTGCCCACATCGTAACGTTGCTGATTCTCGCCGGCCATTACACGCTTTACGGGTATTTCGCCCCATTTCTGGAAGCTACATTGGGGTTGGAACCGTTTTGGGTGAGTGTTGCCTTTTTCGTATTTGGCATCTCCGCGGTGACCGGGGGCGGGGTCGGTGGATGGTTGACCGATCGCATCGGTCCTCAAAAGACCGTCATTTCGTTTATCATCTTGTTCGCAATTGTTTTGTTTCTCCTGCCGCTCTCCACTCATTCTTCCATGCTGTTTCCACTCGTGCTTGTCATATGGGGGATGTTAAGCTGGTCCATCGCCCCGGCCCAGCAAAGCTACCTCATTCAGACGGCGCCGGAAACATCAGACATCCAACAAAGTGTGAACACATCCGCCTTACAGTTCGGCATCGCCGCTGGCTCCGCGTTCGGCGGACTCGTCGTCCAACAAACATCTGTGGAAGCCACCGCTTGGGCCGGAAGCATGCTTGTGATACTGGCGCTCGTTTTCGCTCTTTACTCTTTTCGGAAACCCGGAAAAGCAGCACCCTGGGGGCTGGAGTAA
- a CDS encoding zinc-binding alcohol dehydrogenase family protein: protein MRAVGFYESLPITEEKSLQDVEVEKPKATGKDILVRVQAISVNPVDTKQRRGAPPTSSDPKILGWDVAGVVEEVGSDVELFSIGDEVYYAGSVTRAGGNSDYHVVDERIVGKKPETLDFAEAAALPLTTITAWEALFERMKLSLDPSTNKGKRILIIGAAGGVGSIAVQLAKLAGLYVIGTASRKETVNWAKNTGADETINHYEPFRQQLQGSVDYIFCLNNTDQHWENMGEALAPQGYIVSIVEAEENHDLNVLKNKSASFSYEFMFTRSMFETEDMIEQHHLLNEVRKLVDEGKIHTTLTDRGGPVNAENLRAAHEKIESGKTIGKIVLEND from the coding sequence ATGAGAGCGGTTGGATTTTATGAAAGCTTACCCATTACAGAGGAAAAAAGTCTACAAGATGTGGAAGTGGAGAAACCGAAGGCCACAGGAAAAGACATCCTCGTGCGTGTTCAAGCGATTTCGGTGAACCCGGTGGATACAAAACAACGGCGGGGCGCCCCTCCGACTAGTTCGGATCCGAAGATTCTCGGCTGGGATGTCGCGGGCGTCGTTGAAGAAGTCGGCAGCGATGTAGAGCTTTTTTCGATTGGTGATGAGGTTTATTACGCGGGAAGCGTGACGAGAGCAGGAGGCAACAGTGATTATCACGTGGTCGATGAGCGAATCGTCGGCAAAAAGCCCGAAACCCTGGACTTTGCAGAGGCTGCAGCGTTGCCGCTCACGACGATTACCGCTTGGGAAGCACTGTTTGAACGTATGAAGCTCTCGCTGGATCCGTCGACGAATAAAGGGAAACGCATATTAATTATCGGCGCCGCCGGCGGGGTCGGTTCGATTGCCGTGCAACTCGCGAAACTGGCAGGCCTATACGTTATTGGGACAGCGTCCCGAAAAGAAACGGTTAATTGGGCAAAAAACACTGGCGCCGATGAAACCATTAATCATTACGAGCCGTTCCGCCAGCAACTGCAAGGGAGCGTCGACTACATTTTTTGCTTGAATAATACCGATCAGCATTGGGAAAACATGGGAGAAGCGCTGGCGCCCCAAGGCTACATCGTGAGCATTGTGGAAGCAGAGGAAAACCACGATCTTAATGTACTTAAAAATAAAAGTGCTTCTTTTTCCTACGAATTTATGTTTACGCGTTCGATGTTTGAGACCGAAGACATGATCGAACAGCATCACCTTTTAAATGAAGTAAGAAAGTTGGTCGACGAAGGAAAAATCCATACGACGTTAACGGATCGTGGAGGCCCGGTCAATGCTGAAAACCTTCGAGCTGCCCATGAAAAAATCGAAAGCGGCAAAACAATCGGGAAAATCGTCTTGGAAAACGATTAG
- the lhgO gene encoding L-2-hydroxyglutarate oxidase: MYDYIMIGGGIVGLAATKALHDQQPNAKILLLEKEKEVAAHQTGHNSGVIHSGIYYKPGSLKANFATAGNRSMKDFCRDHDIHFETCGKAIVATEEEELPVMEHLYKRGHQNGLAVEKLNREELAQAEPHVRGLAALRIPSAGIVDFKTVTNRLAALAEERGAQVQLGAEVTNISEKETHVSVETSKGSFTGKYIINCAGLHSDRVARLGGYHTDMKIVPFRGEYYQLRPDKRSLVNHLVYPVPNPDFPFLGVHFTRMSNGEVEAGPNAVPGLNREGYRKKDINLRDTVEVLTYEGFWRIARQYAKTGIEEMTRSMSKGKFVKGLQKLIPDVQAEDLVPAPAGVRAQALSNDGKLIDDFMFIKGKRSLHVCNAPSPAATASLEIGKIIARQLS, translated from the coding sequence ATGTATGATTACATCATGATTGGCGGCGGTATCGTGGGTCTAGCGGCAACGAAAGCGCTCCACGATCAGCAACCGAACGCAAAAATCCTTCTATTGGAAAAAGAAAAGGAAGTGGCCGCGCACCAAACCGGTCATAATAGCGGGGTGATTCATTCCGGCATTTATTATAAACCGGGGAGTTTGAAAGCGAATTTTGCCACCGCCGGCAATCGGTCGATGAAAGATTTTTGCCGAGATCACGACATTCATTTTGAAACATGCGGAAAGGCGATCGTGGCAACTGAAGAGGAAGAGCTCCCCGTCATGGAGCATTTATATAAGCGTGGCCACCAAAATGGATTGGCAGTCGAAAAGTTGAATAGAGAGGAACTGGCGCAGGCTGAACCTCATGTCCGTGGGTTAGCCGCGCTTCGCATCCCGAGTGCCGGCATCGTCGATTTTAAAACCGTGACAAATAGACTCGCGGCGCTCGCTGAAGAAAGGGGGGCACAAGTACAACTGGGTGCCGAAGTTACCAACATCTCAGAAAAAGAAACCCATGTCAGCGTGGAGACTTCGAAGGGTTCTTTTACAGGAAAATATATTATTAACTGCGCCGGCTTACATAGCGATCGCGTTGCACGTCTGGGCGGATATCACACGGATATGAAAATTGTGCCGTTTCGTGGAGAGTACTATCAATTAAGGCCGGACAAGCGCAGTCTCGTAAACCACTTGGTCTATCCCGTCCCCAATCCCGATTTTCCGTTTCTCGGCGTTCATTTTACCCGGATGAGCAATGGGGAAGTGGAAGCCGGCCCGAACGCGGTGCCCGGATTGAATCGGGAAGGCTATCGAAAAAAAGATATAAACCTGCGTGATACGGTTGAAGTACTGACGTATGAAGGTTTCTGGCGTATCGCTCGTCAATATGCCAAAACAGGCATTGAAGAAATGACGCGGTCGATGAGCAAGGGAAAATTCGTCAAAGGTTTACAGAAATTGATCCCTGACGTACAAGCAGAGGATCTCGTCCCGGCGCCTGCCGGTGTGAGAGCTCAGGCTTTATCCAACGACGGGAAACTGATCGACGATTTTATGTTTATTAAAGGCAAAAGAAGTCTACACGTATGTAACGCGCCGTCCCCGGCTGCGACCGCCTCTCTTGAAATTGGGAAGATAATCGCGCGGCAACTCTCTTAA
- a CDS encoding BCCT family transporter: MPAIVLFSLTVWGLKFPEQMEETMLGLMHILIESVGSFFVVATVIFIGICFYLGFGRYRHMKLGKEGDKPEYNYYSWIGLLFGAGMGVGLLFWAVAEPLSHYVEPPPGMDAETQSVAEAGLLYSVFHWGIHPWAIYATVALGLAIAKFKKDLPGLISSVFHPLLGDRIHGGAGKTIDIIAIIGTTIGVATTLGLSTMQLAGGLSEVFGLENTLLLQMSIITIITVVFLTSAVTGINRGMLYLSVTSLTLAAILMIVIFLLGPTLFLSEYVTSMTGEYVASFIPLTFETMPYADNEWLGEWTFFYWAWLISWSPFVGTFIARVSRGRTLQEFVIGVLFVPAFTSLIWIVVFGGTGIHLEHILGADLAETVVERPESGLFLILESLPFNLILSITTLIVITIFFVTSANSATYVLGVFSSKGDFDPKNKVLITWGLLISAIAATFLFTGGLDGLEAMAITAGLPFALLIVVMVFAIYRYFRKEGEAR, translated from the coding sequence GTGCCGGCGATTGTTTTGTTTTCCCTGACGGTATGGGGGCTTAAGTTCCCGGAGCAGATGGAAGAAACGATGTTGGGGCTGATGCATATACTCATTGAATCAGTTGGTTCTTTCTTTGTGGTCGCCACAGTTATTTTTATCGGGATTTGCTTTTATCTCGGTTTTGGGCGTTATCGTCATATGAAACTTGGTAAGGAAGGAGACAAGCCGGAATATAATTACTATTCGTGGATCGGTTTGTTGTTTGGCGCCGGAATGGGTGTCGGCCTGCTATTTTGGGCGGTTGCGGAACCCTTGTCCCATTATGTCGAACCACCGCCCGGCATGGACGCGGAGACACAATCAGTGGCAGAAGCCGGTTTATTATATAGTGTTTTTCATTGGGGGATTCACCCTTGGGCGATTTACGCTACGGTGGCGCTTGGTTTGGCCATTGCAAAATTTAAAAAAGACCTACCCGGGTTGATCAGCTCTGTTTTCCATCCGCTCCTTGGTGATCGTATCCATGGTGGCGCCGGGAAAACAATTGACATCATCGCGATTATCGGAACAACCATTGGGGTCGCCACAACCCTCGGCTTGAGCACTATGCAATTGGCGGGCGGCCTATCCGAAGTGTTTGGGCTTGAAAATACCCTCTTGTTGCAAATGTCGATCATCACGATTATTACCGTGGTCTTTCTCACTTCGGCCGTCACAGGTATCAACCGCGGTATGCTTTATCTAAGTGTCACCAGCCTGACATTGGCCGCCATTTTAATGATCGTTATCTTTTTATTAGGTCCTACGCTATTTTTAAGCGAGTATGTGACGAGCATGACAGGCGAATATGTGGCGAGTTTCATCCCACTCACATTTGAGACGATGCCATATGCGGACAATGAATGGTTGGGAGAATGGACATTTTTTTACTGGGCGTGGTTGATTTCCTGGAGTCCTTTTGTAGGCACATTTATCGCTCGCGTCTCTCGGGGCCGTACGTTGCAAGAATTTGTCATCGGGGTATTGTTCGTGCCTGCCTTTACATCGCTCATTTGGATTGTGGTTTTTGGCGGCACCGGCATCCATTTGGAACATATTCTCGGCGCGGATCTGGCAGAAACAGTGGTAGAAAGACCCGAAAGCGGGCTCTTTCTTATCTTGGAATCCCTGCCGTTCAACTTAATATTGAGCATAACGACCTTAATTGTCATTACGATTTTCTTTGTAACCTCAGCAAACTCCGCGACATATGTGCTCGGAGTGTTCTCCAGTAAAGGGGATTTTGATCCAAAAAACAAGGTGCTCATTACATGGGGGCTGCTCATTTCTGCGATTGCGGCAACCTTTTTGTTCACCGGAGGATTGGACGGTCTTGAAGCCATGGCGATCACAGCCGGTCTTCCGTTTGCGCTGTTAATCGTTGTGATGGTTTTTGCCATTTATCGCTATTTTCGCAAGGAGGGAGAAGCAAGGTAG
- a CDS encoding AAA family ATPase, protein MNHYAKKIAHIIDTVEKVVVGKRQAIVLTLTALLARRHVLIEDVPGVGKTMLVKAIARVTGADFKRIQFTPDLLPSDVTGVSIYNQHTNAFEFRAGPVLSHILLADEINRTSPKTQSALLEAMEEGNVTVDGYTYELYEPFFVMATQNPIEHGGTYPLPEAQLDRFLFQITLGYPSQEEELDMLERMGNGHPIAELPAVVDIRDVRQMQREVPNVFVSEAVKQYIVAIVRETRNLDQVELGVSPRGTIALLRAAQSYAYVQGMPYVRPDDVKLLAPYVLGHRLILESDVLGPQGQAHTLIERMLTRIVVPVTRKDIVK, encoded by the coding sequence TTGAATCATTATGCGAAAAAAATCGCTCACATTATTGATACAGTTGAAAAAGTAGTCGTCGGCAAGCGGCAGGCGATTGTGTTAACGTTAACGGCACTGCTTGCTCGCCGGCATGTGCTCATCGAGGATGTTCCCGGTGTTGGGAAAACAATGCTCGTAAAGGCGATAGCCCGCGTGACGGGAGCAGACTTCAAACGAATTCAATTCACCCCTGATTTACTTCCTTCCGATGTTACAGGGGTATCCATCTATAATCAGCATACAAACGCATTTGAATTTCGAGCGGGCCCGGTGCTGAGCCATATTTTGCTTGCAGATGAAATAAACCGTACATCACCGAAAACACAATCCGCGCTTTTGGAAGCGATGGAAGAAGGTAATGTGACCGTGGATGGGTATACCTACGAGTTGTATGAGCCGTTCTTTGTCATGGCGACACAAAATCCGATTGAGCATGGGGGTACCTATCCATTGCCCGAAGCACAACTGGATCGCTTTTTATTTCAAATAACGTTAGGGTATCCGAGCCAAGAGGAAGAATTGGACATGCTGGAACGCATGGGGAATGGCCACCCCATTGCCGAACTGCCGGCAGTTGTTGATATACGGGATGTCCGACAAATGCAAAGGGAAGTTCCGAACGTGTTTGTCAGCGAGGCGGTCAAACAGTACATTGTTGCCATTGTGCGTGAAACGAGAAACCTCGATCAAGTGGAGCTTGGCGTCAGCCCGAGAGGGACGATCGCGTTGCTGCGTGCCGCCCAAAGCTATGCGTATGTACAGGGGATGCCATACGTTCGTCCGGATGATGTGAAATTGTTGGCACCGTATGTGTTAGGGCACAGGCTAATCTTGGAAAGTGACGTGCTCGGTCCGCAAGGACAAGCACACACCTTGATCGAACGCATGCTCACTCGGATCGTTGTGCCGGTGACAAGAAAGGATATTGTCAAATGA
- a CDS encoding DUF58 domain-containing protein, with protein MKHRWRQLIRVIAVLFLLAILFWYAMVQGGFVSWFLFYSISVLLLAGFSVAAFPLRFLRAERSMTNRHLSQGETIKVQVSIYKTRRWPCFFVGVRDRPPRGLTLESDPGAFFFMLFSRKKTYSYLVKAEKRGSYTFDALHVESGDPFGFLKSDKYLAAMSEMLVYPRIKPLPFNLRNERGRRANTDRAGTQRLSHEKSSNFFGVREYVVGDRLSSIDWKVSARLGSLATKEFDTEEGKGFTILIDTRACSEQNFEAAVEWAAASVNGVYEKRSRLNFAALGAKMVVTPTGNNRSHMRQVMKELAKIEPSLSNASGESSKAREPLPNTFRFLQTVIYAVPDMNTAVLQEIRYLQQQGFNILVLYNEREAVQLPWKQRGVHSFAMPIK; from the coding sequence ATGAAACATAGGTGGCGGCAGCTAATACGTGTGATTGCCGTACTTTTTTTGCTCGCGATTCTTTTTTGGTACGCGATGGTCCAGGGTGGTTTTGTAAGCTGGTTTCTTTTTTATAGCATATCGGTATTATTGCTGGCGGGGTTTTCTGTGGCAGCTTTCCCCCTTCGCTTTTTGCGCGCAGAACGTTCGATGACGAATCGACATCTGTCCCAAGGGGAAACGATTAAGGTTCAGGTAAGCATTTATAAAACGAGGCGATGGCCTTGTTTTTTCGTAGGGGTTCGTGATCGGCCTCCCCGGGGATTAACACTTGAAAGCGATCCGGGTGCTTTCTTTTTCATGTTGTTTTCACGGAAAAAAACTTATAGCTATCTTGTAAAAGCAGAAAAACGCGGTTCCTATACGTTTGATGCTTTACATGTGGAAAGTGGAGACCCTTTCGGGTTTTTGAAAAGTGATAAATATTTAGCTGCAATGAGTGAAATGCTCGTGTATCCGCGTATCAAACCATTGCCTTTCAACCTTCGAAACGAACGAGGTCGAAGGGCGAATACCGATCGCGCCGGCACTCAACGGTTGAGCCATGAGAAGTCGTCCAATTTTTTCGGTGTTCGTGAATATGTCGTCGGCGACCGCCTGTCAAGCATCGATTGGAAAGTTTCTGCCCGTCTCGGAAGCTTGGCAACGAAAGAATTTGATACGGAAGAAGGAAAAGGCTTTACGATTTTGATCGATACGCGAGCCTGCAGTGAACAAAACTTTGAAGCGGCTGTCGAATGGGCGGCTGCCAGTGTGAATGGTGTGTATGAAAAGCGTTCACGTTTAAATTTTGCCGCTTTGGGGGCAAAAATGGTTGTTACGCCAACAGGAAATAATCGTTCTCATATGCGTCAAGTGATGAAGGAACTGGCAAAAATCGAACCGTCGTTATCGAATGCCTCGGGCGAGTCCTCGAAGGCTCGGGAACCTTTGCCGAATACGTTCCGTTTTTTACAAACAGTCATCTATGCAGTTCCTGACATGAACACTGCTGTATTGCAAGAGATAAGGTACTTGCAGCAACAAGGATTTAATATTCTTGTTTTATATAATGAGCGGGAAGCTGTCCAACTCCCTTGGAAACAACGAGGAGTCCACTCATTCGCGATGCCGATAAAGTGA